The region ATGAATATGTCAGCGACCTGACCAACTTTCGTGAAGAAGAAACGCGAGTCTTCACGCTGTTGTATCCCAATCCAACGGCGGTGGCACAAGCGATCCAGCACATGTATGGAAACCGTGTACAGCTCAATCAGGCTGACAACGACTTTCAAGATTTGATCGAACTGACACAACGATTCAATAAGTTCGACATCGTTGACGGGCGAGCGTTGGGACTGGGAACGTTCGGCGGAGGTTTGGGTGGCAGCGGCTTGGGAGGCGGCCTAGGTAGTGGAATCGGGGGCGGACTTGGTGCTTTCGGCGGTGGTTTGAACGGAATCGGCGGCGGCCAAGGGGCGTTCGGTTTTGGTTTGACAAATCGCTCGCGGTCACGAGTCAACGTTGCCGCCGAAGCAATCGAAGAACGGGAAGAGCAACGAGAGTTGTTCAAAGACGTATTACAGGAGATAGAAAACGCTCGTGGCAATGGCGGATTGACAGACGAGCAGCAGGCTGAGATCTCGCGTCGTAGTCAAGCAACAATCTTCGTTTCGACCATCCGCCGAAACAATCAAGTCGTAGTTCGAACGAGCGATCCCAATACGATGGAGCAAATTGCTCAGTTAATCGCGCAGTTGGATGTACCAACGCCAACGGTCCTGTTAGAAGTCAAAGTATTGCGAGTCGAATTAGCCGACGGTCTCAACAGCGCCTTTGAATACTTTGGCGGTGACACCGATGTCGCGGGAGCGTTTTCCGACGGGACGCCGTTTAGCGTTCCACCTGCGGTTCCTTTTCCGGGCGGAACCGCCGTATCGCGAACGCTTGGGGAAGGTTTGGGAATTTCCCGCAACGTCCCTGGCGCTCTCACCTTTCAAGTGATCGACGATAACTTCCGGTTTCGTATGCAATTACTGGAAAGCAAAAACCGAGTCACGGCCTTGGCATCACCTTTAATCCTGACCGCCAACAACGAAGTCAGCCGTATTTTTGTCGGTGACACGCTACCGTTCACCGTGGGATTTACACCCGGGCAGATCGTCGGCGGCGTAGTTGGGGGTGTCGGCGGGGCGGTCGCTCCGACTCCGATTACCGAACTACGCGATGTGGGCCAATCATTGTTGATCACTCCTAACATCAACTCTGATCGTACGGTGACACTTCGAATCGTTGAAGAGAATAGCGAACGTATTCTCGGTGGCGCTTCGATTCCTGTTCCCTCCACCGATGGCACAACCGTGACCACCGTGAACGTGGACACGGTCCGCAGGAGAAGCGTTACCGGAACGGTAGTCGCCCAAGACGGGATGGCGGTTGCGCTGGGCGGCTTGATCGAAGAACAGGTGACCGACACGCGTGATCAAATCCCGATTCTCGGTGACATCCCAAAGATCGGTTTCCTGTTCCGTCGGCAGGCAACCGGACGGCAGCGCAGTGAGTTGATCGTGATGGTTCGACCATACATCTTCAACACACCTGCCGAAGCGGCACAACGAAGCCAATGTGTCGTTTCCGAAAACTCCTTGCATCCCAGTGGTCCGGATCCTGTCGGCTCGATGAATACCTACTTGCCTTGCGAAGTCATCCGTCCCGACCCGGAATGTACTGACCGAGCCTGCTTACTCCGACTGCACAATGTGGTTCCGGCGATCTACT is a window of Roseiconus lacunae DNA encoding:
- a CDS encoding type II secretion system protein GspD, which gives rise to MRAIKHVALLWLFLGVISDSSHAQQITDLPVEEFSRSPQTARERGDLFRRQLNSPTGERGESGLNSPQNSARVLPESATRLITKVEFDNVPLAQAMQTLSKEVGLNVISSAQAGQQPITVYLEEVTAIDAIDAIVKANGLFYRIEDQSGIIRIATRDEYVSDLTNFREEETRVFTLLYPNPTAVAQAIQHMYGNRVQLNQADNDFQDLIELTQRFNKFDIVDGRALGLGTFGGGLGGSGLGGGLGSGIGGGLGAFGGGLNGIGGGQGAFGFGLTNRSRSRVNVAAEAIEEREEQRELFKDVLQEIENARGNGGLTDEQQAEISRRSQATIFVSTIRRNNQVVVRTSDPNTMEQIAQLIAQLDVPTPTVLLEVKVLRVELADGLNSAFEYFGGDTDVAGAFSDGTPFSVPPAVPFPGGTAVSRTLGEGLGISRNVPGALTFQVIDDNFRFRMQLLESKNRVTALASPLILTANNEVSRIFVGDTLPFTVGFTPGQIVGGVVGGVGGAVAPTPITELRDVGQSLLITPNINSDRTVTLRIVEENSERILGGASIPVPSTDGTTVTTVNVDTVRRRSVTGTVVAQDGMAVALGGLIEEQVTDTRDQIPILGDIPKIGFLFRRQATGRQRSELIVMVRPYIFNTPAEAAQRSQCVVSENSLHPSGPDPVGSMNTYLPCEVIRPDPECTDRACLLRLHNVVPAIY